The Erigeron canadensis isolate Cc75 chromosome 4, C_canadensis_v1, whole genome shotgun sequence genome window below encodes:
- the LOC122597977 gene encoding 2-carboxy-1,4-naphthoquinone phytyltransferase, chloroplastic isoform X3 gives MSKFCNQSSWMFGFHLQNTNNVTRYHPLVSLSGILKSSSVCCFATRLNFNETHVRRLEVHRQRRCQLVPTKSQTNDHITSSTHEDINEDGISKATLVWRAIKLPIYSVALVPLTVGSAAAYLQTGVYSAKQYALLLASSILIITWLNLSNDVYDFDTGADINKKESVVNMIGSRSGTLMAALLLLALGSTGLVWAAMEAANMRSMLLLASAITCGYIYQVLIHHYTQNRNTPLCICLLVLYTNLSQCPPFRLSYLGLGEPLCFAAFGPFATTAFYLLQGSSSTMVKSLPITGTILSASVLVGITTSLILFCSHFHQITGDKAVGKLSPLLCLIVYR, from the exons ATGTCCAAATTTTGCAACCAAAGTTCATGGATGTTTGGTTTTCATCTCCAAAACACAAACAATGTAACCAG GTATCACCCTTTAGTTTCATTATCTGGTATCTTAAAATCATCATCTGTGTGCTGCTTCGCCACTCGATTAAACTTCAACGAGACTCATGTAAGACGACTAGAGGTCCATAGACAAAGAAGATGCCAACTAGTACCCACAAAAAGTCAAACAAATGATCATATTACAAGTTCTACTCATGAAGATATTAATGAAGATGGTATCTCTAAAGCAACATTAGTATGGAGGGCAATCAAGTTACCAATCTATTCCGTTGCACTAGTTCCCTTAACT GTGGGAAGCGCAGCAGCTTATCTACAAACAGGTGTGTATTCAGCCAAGCAATATGCTCTGCTTTTGGCTTCATCGATCCTTATAATCACTTGGCTCAATTTAAG CAACGatgtttatgattttgatacagGAGCAGATATAAACAAGAAAGAGTCTGTTGTTAACATGATCGGAAG CCGGTCAGGGACTCTTATGGCTGCATTATTATTGCTTGCTTTAGGGTCCACGGGGCTTGTTTGGGCAGCCATGGAGGCTGCAAATATGAGGTCAATGTTGCTCCTGGCTTCTGCAATTACTTGTGGTTACATATATCAGGTACTAATACACCATTACACCCAAAACAGAAATACCCCCCTATGCATTTGCTTACTTGTACTGTACACTAACCTGTCACAGTGCCCACCTTTCCGGTTGAGTTACCTGGGTCTGGGAGAACCATTGTGCTTTGCAGCTTTTGGACCTTTTGCAACCACAGCCTTTTACCTGTTACAAGGTAGTAGTAGCACAATGGTGAAAAGTCTACCAATAACTGGCACTATTTTATCGGCTTCAGTATTAGTTGGCATTACCACATCGCTTATTCTTTTCTGCAGTCACTTTCACCAG ATTACAGGCGATAAAGCGGTAGGGAAACTCTCTCCTCTG CTCTGCTTAATCGTCTACAGGTGA
- the LOC122597977 gene encoding 2-carboxy-1,4-naphthoquinone phytyltransferase, chloroplastic isoform X1, whose translation MSKFCNQSSWMFGFHLQNTNNVTRYHPLVSLSGILKSSSVCCFATRLNFNETHVRRLEVHRQRRCQLVPTKSQTNDHITSSTHEDINEDGISKATLVWRAIKLPIYSVALVPLTVGSAAAYLQTGVYSAKQYALLLASSILIITWLNLSNDVYDFDTGADINKKESVVNMIGSRSGTLMAALLLLALGSTGLVWAAMEAANMRSMLLLASAITCGYIYQVLIHHYTQNRNTPLCICLLVLYTNLSQCPPFRLSYLGLGEPLCFAAFGPFATTAFYLLQGSSSTMVKSLPITGTILSASVLVGITTSLILFCSHFHQITGDKAVGKLSPLVRIGAKTGSNVVKTAVISLYALLFLLGICRALPVTSIFLCALTLPMGRLVVSFVSDNHQDNMKIFMAKYFCVRLHALFGAALAAGMVVARIITRISLPQSLIN comes from the exons ATGTCCAAATTTTGCAACCAAAGTTCATGGATGTTTGGTTTTCATCTCCAAAACACAAACAATGTAACCAG GTATCACCCTTTAGTTTCATTATCTGGTATCTTAAAATCATCATCTGTGTGCTGCTTCGCCACTCGATTAAACTTCAACGAGACTCATGTAAGACGACTAGAGGTCCATAGACAAAGAAGATGCCAACTAGTACCCACAAAAAGTCAAACAAATGATCATATTACAAGTTCTACTCATGAAGATATTAATGAAGATGGTATCTCTAAAGCAACATTAGTATGGAGGGCAATCAAGTTACCAATCTATTCCGTTGCACTAGTTCCCTTAACT GTGGGAAGCGCAGCAGCTTATCTACAAACAGGTGTGTATTCAGCCAAGCAATATGCTCTGCTTTTGGCTTCATCGATCCTTATAATCACTTGGCTCAATTTAAG CAACGatgtttatgattttgatacagGAGCAGATATAAACAAGAAAGAGTCTGTTGTTAACATGATCGGAAG CCGGTCAGGGACTCTTATGGCTGCATTATTATTGCTTGCTTTAGGGTCCACGGGGCTTGTTTGGGCAGCCATGGAGGCTGCAAATATGAGGTCAATGTTGCTCCTGGCTTCTGCAATTACTTGTGGTTACATATATCAGGTACTAATACACCATTACACCCAAAACAGAAATACCCCCCTATGCATTTGCTTACTTGTACTGTACACTAACCTGTCACAGTGCCCACCTTTCCGGTTGAGTTACCTGGGTCTGGGAGAACCATTGTGCTTTGCAGCTTTTGGACCTTTTGCAACCACAGCCTTTTACCTGTTACAAGGTAGTAGTAGCACAATGGTGAAAAGTCTACCAATAACTGGCACTATTTTATCGGCTTCAGTATTAGTTGGCATTACCACATCGCTTATTCTTTTCTGCAGTCACTTTCACCAG ATTACAGGCGATAAAGCGGTAGGGAAACTCTCTCCTCTG GTGAGGATCGGCGCAAAAACAGGTTCAAATGTGGTGAAAACGGCAGTGATTTCCCTCTATGCACTTCTGTTTCTTCTTGGCATTTGCAGAGCTCTCCCAGTCACTTCCATA TTTCTGTGTGCACTTACACTACCCATGGGCAGGCTTGTAGTCAGCTTTGTTTCCGATAACCACCAG gataatatgaaaatatttatggcgAAATATTTCTGTGTTCGGTTGCATGCGTTATTTGGAGCTGCTTTGGCTGCTGGGATGGTAGTAGCCAGAATTATCACAAGAATCAGTCTACCACAATCActtattaattga
- the LOC122597977 gene encoding 2-carboxy-1,4-naphthoquinone phytyltransferase, chloroplastic isoform X2, protein MSKFCNQSSWMFGFHLQNTNNVTRYHPLVSLSGILKSSSVCCFATRLNFNETHVRRLEVHRQRRCQLVPTKSQTNDHITSSTHEDINEDGISKATLVWRAIKLPIYSVALVPLTVGSAAAYLQTGVYSAKQYALLLASSILIITWLNLSNDVYDFDTGADINKKESVVNMIGSRSGTLMAALLLLALGSTGLVWAAMEAANMRSMLLLASAITCGYIYQCPPFRLSYLGLGEPLCFAAFGPFATTAFYLLQGSSSTMVKSLPITGTILSASVLVGITTSLILFCSHFHQITGDKAVGKLSPLVRIGAKTGSNVVKTAVISLYALLFLLGICRALPVTSIFLCALTLPMGRLVVSFVSDNHQDNMKIFMAKYFCVRLHALFGAALAAGMVVARIITRISLPQSLIN, encoded by the exons ATGTCCAAATTTTGCAACCAAAGTTCATGGATGTTTGGTTTTCATCTCCAAAACACAAACAATGTAACCAG GTATCACCCTTTAGTTTCATTATCTGGTATCTTAAAATCATCATCTGTGTGCTGCTTCGCCACTCGATTAAACTTCAACGAGACTCATGTAAGACGACTAGAGGTCCATAGACAAAGAAGATGCCAACTAGTACCCACAAAAAGTCAAACAAATGATCATATTACAAGTTCTACTCATGAAGATATTAATGAAGATGGTATCTCTAAAGCAACATTAGTATGGAGGGCAATCAAGTTACCAATCTATTCCGTTGCACTAGTTCCCTTAACT GTGGGAAGCGCAGCAGCTTATCTACAAACAGGTGTGTATTCAGCCAAGCAATATGCTCTGCTTTTGGCTTCATCGATCCTTATAATCACTTGGCTCAATTTAAG CAACGatgtttatgattttgatacagGAGCAGATATAAACAAGAAAGAGTCTGTTGTTAACATGATCGGAAG CCGGTCAGGGACTCTTATGGCTGCATTATTATTGCTTGCTTTAGGGTCCACGGGGCTTGTTTGGGCAGCCATGGAGGCTGCAAATATGAGGTCAATGTTGCTCCTGGCTTCTGCAATTACTTGTGGTTACATATATCAG TGCCCACCTTTCCGGTTGAGTTACCTGGGTCTGGGAGAACCATTGTGCTTTGCAGCTTTTGGACCTTTTGCAACCACAGCCTTTTACCTGTTACAAGGTAGTAGTAGCACAATGGTGAAAAGTCTACCAATAACTGGCACTATTTTATCGGCTTCAGTATTAGTTGGCATTACCACATCGCTTATTCTTTTCTGCAGTCACTTTCACCAG ATTACAGGCGATAAAGCGGTAGGGAAACTCTCTCCTCTG GTGAGGATCGGCGCAAAAACAGGTTCAAATGTGGTGAAAACGGCAGTGATTTCCCTCTATGCACTTCTGTTTCTTCTTGGCATTTGCAGAGCTCTCCCAGTCACTTCCATA TTTCTGTGTGCACTTACACTACCCATGGGCAGGCTTGTAGTCAGCTTTGTTTCCGATAACCACCAG gataatatgaaaatatttatggcgAAATATTTCTGTGTTCGGTTGCATGCGTTATTTGGAGCTGCTTTGGCTGCTGGGATGGTAGTAGCCAGAATTATCACAAGAATCAGTCTACCACAATCActtattaattga
- the LOC122597977 gene encoding 2-carboxy-1,4-naphthoquinone phytyltransferase, chloroplastic isoform X4, with amino-acid sequence MSKFCNQSSWMFGFHLQNTNNVTRYHPLVSLSGILKSSSVCCFATRLNFNETHVRRLEVHRQRRCQLVPTKSQTNDHITSSTHEDINEDGISKATLVWRAIKLPIYSVALVPLTVGSAAAYLQTGVYSAKQYALLLASSILIITWLNLSNDVYDFDTGADINKKESVVNMIGSRSGTLMAALLLLALGSTGLVWAAMEAANMRSMLLLASAITCGYIYQITGDKAVGKLSPLVRIGAKTGSNVVKTAVISLYALLFLLGICRALPVTSIFLCALTLPMGRLVVSFVSDNHQDNMKIFMAKYFCVRLHALFGAALAAGMVVARIITRISLPQSLIN; translated from the exons ATGTCCAAATTTTGCAACCAAAGTTCATGGATGTTTGGTTTTCATCTCCAAAACACAAACAATGTAACCAG GTATCACCCTTTAGTTTCATTATCTGGTATCTTAAAATCATCATCTGTGTGCTGCTTCGCCACTCGATTAAACTTCAACGAGACTCATGTAAGACGACTAGAGGTCCATAGACAAAGAAGATGCCAACTAGTACCCACAAAAAGTCAAACAAATGATCATATTACAAGTTCTACTCATGAAGATATTAATGAAGATGGTATCTCTAAAGCAACATTAGTATGGAGGGCAATCAAGTTACCAATCTATTCCGTTGCACTAGTTCCCTTAACT GTGGGAAGCGCAGCAGCTTATCTACAAACAGGTGTGTATTCAGCCAAGCAATATGCTCTGCTTTTGGCTTCATCGATCCTTATAATCACTTGGCTCAATTTAAG CAACGatgtttatgattttgatacagGAGCAGATATAAACAAGAAAGAGTCTGTTGTTAACATGATCGGAAG CCGGTCAGGGACTCTTATGGCTGCATTATTATTGCTTGCTTTAGGGTCCACGGGGCTTGTTTGGGCAGCCATGGAGGCTGCAAATATGAGGTCAATGTTGCTCCTGGCTTCTGCAATTACTTGTGGTTACATATATCAG ATTACAGGCGATAAAGCGGTAGGGAAACTCTCTCCTCTG GTGAGGATCGGCGCAAAAACAGGTTCAAATGTGGTGAAAACGGCAGTGATTTCCCTCTATGCACTTCTGTTTCTTCTTGGCATTTGCAGAGCTCTCCCAGTCACTTCCATA TTTCTGTGTGCACTTACACTACCCATGGGCAGGCTTGTAGTCAGCTTTGTTTCCGATAACCACCAG gataatatgaaaatatttatggcgAAATATTTCTGTGTTCGGTTGCATGCGTTATTTGGAGCTGCTTTGGCTGCTGGGATGGTAGTAGCCAGAATTATCACAAGAATCAGTCTACCACAATCActtattaattga
- the LOC122597976 gene encoding dicarboxylate transporter 2.1, chloroplastic-like — MLSSAVFCTAFSPYSTTYSHLSFRPTRVTSSPTRLSVSIRLKKPSRRFLACLSNEENSVTKPPPKLALQGTKIVPLVLSLSAGLILRFVISKPDEVTDQAWQLLSIFVSTIAGLVLSPLPVGAWAFLGLTATILTKTLTFAEAFSAFENEVIWLIVISFFFARGFVKTGLGDRVATYFVKWLGKSTLGLSYGLTLSETLIAPAMPSTTARAGGVFLPIIKSLSVSAGSLPNDPSAKKLGAYLIQSQFQCAGNSSALFLTAAAQNLLCVQLAEELGVVVADPWVIWFKAASLPAFASLLLTPYILYKIYPPEIKDTPGAPAMAAKKLDLMGPVTTNEWVMIGTMILAVSLWVFGDIIGISSVLTAMIALSILLLMGVLEWEDCLSEKSAWDTLAWFAVLVGMASQLTNLGIIIWMSNYVAFFLQSFSLSWPLAFGVLQAAYFLIHYMFASQTGHVGALYSAFLAMHLVAGVPGVLAALALAYNTNLFGALTHYSSGQAAVFFGAGYVDLPDVFKIGFVMACVNVLIWTIVGSLWWKFLGLY; from the exons atgcTGAGCTCTGCAGTTTTCTGCACTGCATTCTCCCCGTACTCAACAACCTATTCACATCTCTCATTTCGTCCAACCCGGGTCACCTCGAGTCCCACCCGTCTGTCCGTGTCTATTCGTCTCAAAAAACCGAGCAGACGCTTTCTAGCTTGTTTGTCAAATGAAGaaaattcggtcacaaaacccccgcCTAAACTTGCACTGCAAGGCACAAAGATTGTACCTTTAGTACTCTCACTATCAGCCGGTTTAATCCTACGTTTTGTTATATCAAAACCCGATGAAGTTACTGATCAAGCATGGCAGCTTCTTTCGATATTCGTATCCACGATTGCTGGCCTTGTTCTGTCTCCCTTGCCTGTAGGCGCTTGGGCTTTTCTTGGCCTTACTGCAACGATTTTAACGAAAACTTTGACTTTCGCTGAAGCGTTTAGCGCGTTTGAGAATGAAGTGATTTGGTTGATTGTGATATCTTTCTTTTTCGCACGTGGGTTTGTTAAGACTGGATTAGGCGATAGAGTTGCGACGTATTTTGTGAAATGGTTAGGGAAGAGTACATTGGGGTTGTCTTATGGGTTGACTTTGAGTGAGACTTTGATTGCGCCGGCAATGCCTAGTACTACTGCAAGGGCTGGTGGTGTATTTTTGCCGATTATTAAGTCGTTGTCTGTTTCAGCTGGGAGTTTGCCTAATGATCCCTCTGCCAAGAAGCTTGGGGCTTATCTTATTCAGTCACAGTTTCAG TGTGCTGGTAACTCTAGTGCTCTTTTTCTAACTGCTGCAGCACAAAATCTCTTATGTGTGCAATTAGCCGAGGAGCTTGGGGTGGTGGTTGCAGACCCATGGGTCATATGGTTCAAGGCGGCTAGCTTACCTGCTTTTGCTTCACTATTACTAACTCCGTATATCTTGTACAAAATTTACCCTCCTGAAATAAAAGATACACCCGGAGCCCCTGCTATGGCTGCAAAGAAACTTGACCTTATGGGTCCAGTTACGACTAACGAGTGGGTGATGATTGGCACCATGATTCTTGCCGTCTCTCTATGGGTATTTGG GGATATTATCGGTATATCAAGTGTTCTTACTGCAATGATAGCATTATCAATACTTTTGTTGATGGGAGTACTTGAATGGGAAGACTGCTTAAGTGAAAAATCAGCATGGGACACTTTAGCTTGGTTTGCAGTACTTGTGGGCATGGCGAGCCAGCTGACTAACCTTGGAATCATTATATGGATGTCAAATTATGTTGCATTTTTCCTGCAATCCTTCTCATTGAGCTGGCCTCTTGCTTTTGGTGTTCTCCAGGCGGCTTATTTCTTGATCCACTACATGTTTGCTAGTCAAACAGGTCATGTGGGAGCCTTGTACTCTGCATTTCTTGCTATGCACTTGGTAGCCGGTGTGCCTGGGGTATTGGCAGCACTCGCCTTAGCTTATAATACGAACTTATTTGGTGCTCTAACGCATTATAGTAGCGGCCAGGCTGCCGTTTTCTTTGGAG CCGGTTATGTAGACCTCCCAGATGTCTTCAAAATTGGGTTTGTTATGGCCTGTGTTAATGTCTTGATCTGGACAATTGTTGGTAGTCTCTGGTGGAAATTTTTGGGGCTCTATTGA
- the LOC122595084 gene encoding bifunctional riboflavin biosynthesis protein RIBA 1, chloroplastic, which translates to MASINMSSSSSSPSTSLLRSKMITSSNSYSGLHFINLFPSNGHTSESFLQLGTRACSKSKGVRASLSPIDGGFPVNQKRINGVEKNGISVSSGIVIQPDSISLGTLAAEITPSMNGFSTVAGEYDLDQPTAGFSSIPEAIEDIRQGKMVVVVDDEDRENEGDLIMAASCVTPEAMAFIVKHGTGIVCVSMKGEDLDRLELPLMVNHKDNEEKLSTAFTVSVDAKHGTTTGVSARDRAVTIKALASKDSQPGDFNRPGHIFPLKYREGGVLKRAGHTEASVDLAILAGFDPVAVLCEIVDDDGSMARLPKLREFVKRENLKIISIADLIRYRRKTDKLVDRASAARIPTTWGPFVAYCYRSILDGIEHIAMVKGEIGDGEDILVRVHSECLTGDIFGSARCDCGNQLALAMQQIEEAGRGVLVYLRGHEGRGIGLGHKLRAYNLQDDGRDTVEANEELGLPVDSREYGIGAQILRDLGVRRMKLMTNNPAKYIGLKGYGLEVAGRVPLLTLITKDNKRYLETKRAKMGHVYGSANSGVPNLITQNEKPTQDANE; encoded by the exons atggCTTCCATTaacatgtcttcttcttcttcttcaccgTCCACATCTCTACTTCGCTCAAA GATGATCACAAGTTCCAACTCGTATAGCGGTCTTCACTTCATAAATCTTTTTCCGTCCAATGGGCATACATCAGAGTCATTTCTCCAGCTTGGTACTAGAGCATGCTCCAAAAGTAAAGGTGTCAGAGCTTCATTATCTCCTATAGATGGCGGATTTCCCGTTAATCAGAAAAGGATTAATGGTGTAGAGAAAAATGGCATTAGTGTGTCTTCTGGAATTGTGATACAGCCTGATTCGATATCGTTGGGTACACTAGCAGCCGAAATCACTCCTAGCATGAACGGGTTTTCTACTGTTGCCGGTGAATATGATTTAGATCAGCCCACTGCAGGATTCTCATCAATTCCAGAGGCAATTGAAGATATACGCCAAGGAAAG ATGGTAGTggttgttgatgatgaagatagaGAAAATGAAGGAGATCTGATAATGGCAGCATCTTGTGTTACACCAGAGGCTATGGCTTTTATTGTTAAGCATGGAACCGGAATTGTTTGTGTAAGCATGAAAGGTGAAGACTTAGATAGGTTGGAGCTTCCTTTAATGGTAAACCATAAAGATAATGAGGAAAAGCTCTCTACAGCCTTCACAGTTTCAGTG GATGCAAAACATGGTACTACTACTGGAGTGTCAGCGCGCGATCGGGCGGTAACTATAAAAGCTCTAGCTTCAAAAGATTCTCAACCTGGAGATTTCAACCGTCCGGGCCACATATTTCCTTTGAAATACAGGGAGGGTGGTGTGCTTAAAAGAGCTGGTCATACTGAAGCTTCCGTTGATCTAGCCATATTAGCTGGGTTTGACCCTGTAGCTGTTTTATGTGAGATTGTGGATGATGATGGTTCCATGGCTAGATTGCCAAAGCTCCGGGAATTTGTCAAAAGGGAGAACTTAAAGATTATATCTATTGCTGATTTAATCAG GTATAGAAGGAAGACGGATAAACTAGTTGACCGTGCTTCTGCTGCACGTATACCTACTACATGGGGACCATTTGTTGCCTATTGTTACAGATCAATCTTAGACGGAATCGAACATATCGCAATGGTCAAG GGTGAGATTGGTGACGGGGAGGATATTCTTGTTAGGGTACATTCCGAATGCTTAACAGGAGATATATTCGGGTCTGCTAGATGTGATTGTGGGAATCAATTGGCACTTGCAATGCAACAAATTGAAGAGGCTGGCAGGGGAGTATTGGTTTATCTCAGAGGTCACGAGGGAAGGGGTATTGGGTTGGGTCACAAGCTTCGTGCTTATAACCTGCAAGATGATGGTCGTGATACTGTCGAAGCCAATGAGGAACTTGGGTTGCCTGTGGATTCCAGAGAGTATGGTATTGGTGCACAG ATTTTAAGAGATTTGGGAGTTAGAAGAATGAAGCTAATGACAAACAATCCTGCTAAGTACATTGGGCTCAAAGGCTATGGTTTGGAGGTGGCAGGCAGGGTTCCCCTTCTGACTCTCATCACAAAGGACAACAAAAGATATCTTGAGACCAAACGAGCCAAAATGGGTCATGTTTATGGCTCTGCCAACAGCGGTGTCCCAAACCTTATCACTCAAAACGAAAAACCAACACAAGATGCAAATGAATAA
- the LOC122598592 gene encoding bifunctional riboflavin biosynthesis protein RIBA 1, chloroplastic-like: MKTDKRVKRISAARLPTVWGSFVVYCYKSMSDGLEHVAMVKGDIEDGKDVLVRVHSECLTGDIFKSARCDCGNQLELAMQKIEEAGRGVVVYLRGHEGRGIGLGYKLRAYNLQDDGLDTVQANVELGLPVDSRGYSVGAQILKDLGVRTMKLMTNNPAKCVGLKGFGIEITNRVPVLTPITKDNKRYLETKGAKMGHVYGAETEDEYSS, encoded by the exons ATGAAGACAGATAAACGAGTCAAACGCATTTCTGCTGCACGATTACCTACCGTATGGGGCTCATTCGTCGTATATTGTTATAAATCAATGTCGGATGGTCTGGAGCATGTCGCGATGGTGAAG GGTGACATAGAAGATGGGAAGGATGTGCTTGTTAGGGTGCACTCAGAATGCTTAACAGGGGATATATTCAAGTCTGCTAGATGTGATTGTGGAAACCAATTAGAACTTGCAATGCAAAAAATCGAAGAAGCTGGCAGGGGAGTGGTGGTTTATCTTAGAGGTCATGAAGGAAGGGGTATAGGTTTAGGTTACAAGCTTCGTGCTTATAATCTTCAAGATGATGGTCTTGATACCGTTCAAGCCAACGTGGAGCTTGGTTTGCCCGTCGATTCTAGGGGTTACAGCGTTGGAGCACAG ATTTTGAAGGATTTGGGAGTTAGAACAATGAAATTGATGACAAACAATCCGGCAAAATGCGTTGGGCTTAAGGGATTTGGTATAGAAATTACAAACCGGGTTCCTGTTCTGACTCCAATCACAAAGGACAATAAGCGATATCTCGAGACGAAAGGAGCCAAGATGGGTCATGTTTATGGCGCAGAGACTGAAGATGAATACTCTTCCTGA
- the LOC122596712 gene encoding acetyl-CoA-benzylalcohol acetyltransferase-like, which produces MEIKIQSTQFIKPSKLTPEVFRDFKLSILDQFAASSYINQVFYYKTSCKVDIPDICGQLVNSLSEILTLFYPLAGRIRETELEVDCSDQGVKYLETQVSISLDKFFELGPKIDHIRRLIRAPDQEKSALLIVQVNIFKCGSLVIGVSGSHKVTDAYNLVRFVNEWASLNRTGQTSGAFSISFDNLDSVFPPKEIESFEDSPVIDKSQTKIVTKRFVFNGSIISKLRAKSGPRNPRHSRVTLVAAIIWKAIISVDQVKSGSLRNSVLAPAINLRGKTRLPISESSFGNVWVPYSIRYLQNEMEPKFDNLVKLIENTTRDVITRLLNATSEEICKEAMACYAEVGEELKQNKFAIFTSWCNFPIYNADFGFGKPCWVSEAGRSLDMVTLMDDKHGDGIEAWVSLNEKDMSVFEQNEDILSVLS; this is translated from the coding sequence ATGGAGATCAAGATTCAATCCACTCAGTTCATAAAACCATCCAAGTTAACCCCGGAAGTTTTTCGCGATTTCAAGCTATCTATTCTAGATCAATTTGCTGCATCTTCATACATAAACCAGGTCTTCTACTATAAGACTAGTTGTAAAGTTGACATCCCAGATATATGTGGTCAACTGGTCAACTCTTTATCTGAGATACTAACTTTGTTCTACCCATTAGCCGGAAGAATCAGAGAAACCGAGCTAGAAGTTGACTGTAGTGATCAAGGAGTCAAGTATCTGGAAACTCAAGTTAGCATAAGTTTGGATAAATTTTTTGAACTAGGTCCTAAGATTGACCATATTAGACGACTTATCCGTGCACCAGACCAAGAAAAAAGCGCGTTGTTAATTGTCCAGGTGAACATCTTTAAATGTGGCTCACTTGTTATTGGAGTGAGTGGTTCACATAAAGTCACTGATGCATACAATTTAGTCAGGTTTGTTAACGAATGGGCTAGCTTGAACCGTACAGGGCAAACAAGTGGTGCCTTTTCTATTTCTTTTGATAATTTAGATTCTGTTTTCCCACCAAAAGAAATTGAATCATTTGAGGACTCACCCGTTATAGATAAGTCACAAACCAAAATAGTTACGAAAAGATTTGTGTTTAATGGGAGTATAATATCAAAACTAAGAGCAAAGTCGGGTCCTAGAAATCCTAGACATAGTCGAGTAACCTTGGTGGCTGCAATTATATGGAAGGCTATTATCTCCGTTGACCAAGTCAAAAGTGGGAGCCTTAGGAATTCTGTCTTGGCCCCTGCGATTAATTTAAGGGGAAAGACAAGGTTACCGATATCTGAAAGCTCGTTTGGGAATGTGTGGGTTCCTTACTCAATTCGTTATTTACAGAACGAAATGGAACCCAAGTTTGATAATCTTGTGAAATTGATAGAAAACACAACAAGAGATGTTATCACACGTCTTTTAAATGCGACTAGTGAAGAGATATGTAAAGAGGCAATGGCATGTTATGCTGAAGTTGGTGAAGAACTAAAGCAGAACAAGTTTGCTATATTTACTAGTTGGTGTAACTTTCCGATATACAATGCTGATTTTGGTTTTGGTAAGCCGTGTTGGGTAAGTGAAGCGGGGCGTTCACTTGATATGGTAACGTTAATGGATGACAAACATGGGGATGGAATTGAAGCATGGGTGAGTTTGAATGAGAAAGACATGTCTGTGTTTGAACAAAATGAGGACATTTTAAGTGTATTGTCTTAA